From the Cryptomeria japonica chromosome 2, Sugi_1.0, whole genome shotgun sequence genome, one window contains:
- the LOC131869695 gene encoding uncharacterized protein LOC131869695, which translates to MEICSEIDDPLTRVVQRKLDGASKGNPRVSEVGIVIRDWLGNLVMGAQKLSVGTNNEAEAKAAILAIRWGLKLGIQNFHLEGDSRIIINAIIKGEAQAWHLNKFIFTIANDLKLFNNYCISHVRKEGNYLVHAVSTCTSKWVTSFAEEDEIHVEDLRDLTMHEVDGGVQHCN; encoded by the coding sequence ATGGAGATCTGCAGTGAAATAGATGACCCCTTAACAAGGGTGGTACAAAGAAAACTTGATGGAGCTTCAAAGGGAAATCCAAGAGTTTCGGAGGTTGGTATTGTAATAAGAGATTGGTTGGGGAATCTAGTGATGGGTGCCCAAAAATTATCAGTGGGTACGAACAATGAGGCTGAGGCTAAAGCGGCTATCCTGGCTATTCGTTGGGGTTTAAAATTGGGAATTCAAAATTTTCACCTAGAAGGTGACTCTCGAATAATTATCAATGCAATTATTAAAGGGGAGGCCCAAGCTTGGCATCTCAACAAATTCATTTTCACTATTGCAAATGATTTAAAGTTGTTTAATAATTATTGCATTTCACATGTGCGAAAGGAGGGGAATTATTTGGTGCATGCAGTTTCAACATGTACTTCAAAGTGGGTGACATCATTTGCAGAAGAGGATGAAATTCATGTGGAGGATTTAAGAGATCTCACGATGCATGAGGTGGACGGGGGTGTACAACATTGCAATTGA